In Alicyclobacillus macrosporangiidus CPP55, a single window of DNA contains:
- a CDS encoding murein hydrolase activator EnvC family protein: MRRGIWLVLAAFGASTIVLQPALSYADKLSDAKKKAEDLQQQEKSTQAKISQLKSQEQTLQQQIQDLEDKIQSLQVSIDKTQADIDKQTAEINQLKQKIEDTQKQIDEQYGVLADRVRVMYEAGQASYLDVLFSSTSFSDLLDRLELLERIAQQDKAVLEDIRAKKQQLDAEQQQMNAQLAQLQSQRQVLAQQKQQQEQAQQSQQKLLAQVHAQRVNEESQLNSENAALKSLQKLIAQLEAEQGGYTGPAGGWTWPVPGYRTISSGYGWRSWSDGSREFHNGIDIPAPLGTPIVAATSGKVLYAGPASGFGDWIVIQSSGGLLEIYGHMYAYQIKVHPGQVVHTGQTIAAVGSNGFSTGPHLHFTIATGFDSSGFPVSVDPTKYVGK, from the coding sequence ATGAGACGCGGGATTTGGTTGGTGTTGGCGGCATTCGGGGCGAGCACCATCGTGCTGCAGCCCGCCCTGTCGTACGCGGACAAGCTGTCGGACGCGAAGAAGAAGGCCGAAGACTTGCAGCAGCAGGAGAAGAGCACACAGGCCAAGATCTCGCAGTTGAAATCCCAGGAGCAGACCCTGCAGCAACAGATTCAGGACCTGGAAGATAAGATTCAGTCCTTACAGGTGTCCATCGACAAGACGCAAGCGGACATCGACAAACAGACGGCAGAAATCAACCAGCTCAAGCAGAAAATTGAGGATACACAGAAACAGATCGACGAGCAGTACGGCGTCCTCGCGGATCGGGTGCGCGTGATGTACGAGGCCGGACAGGCGTCGTATCTGGACGTATTGTTCTCTTCGACCAGCTTCTCCGACCTGCTCGACCGGCTCGAGCTTCTGGAACGGATCGCGCAGCAGGACAAGGCGGTGCTGGAGGATATCCGGGCGAAGAAGCAGCAGCTCGACGCCGAACAGCAGCAGATGAACGCTCAGCTCGCCCAGTTGCAGAGCCAGCGCCAAGTGCTGGCACAGCAAAAGCAGCAGCAGGAACAGGCCCAGCAGTCGCAGCAAAAACTGTTGGCGCAGGTTCACGCGCAGCGCGTCAACGAGGAATCGCAGCTCAACAGCGAGAACGCGGCGCTCAAGAGTCTGCAGAAGTTGATCGCGCAGTTGGAGGCCGAACAAGGCGGGTACACCGGGCCGGCGGGCGGCTGGACGTGGCCTGTGCCAGGCTACCGCACCATCAGCTCGGGGTATGGTTGGCGCAGTTGGTCGGACGGATCGCGCGAGTTTCACAACGGGATCGACATCCCGGCGCCCCTCGGCACCCCCATCGTGGCGGCGACCAGCGGCAAGGTGCTGTACGCAGGGCCGGCCAGCGGCTTCGGCGATTGGATCGTGATCCAGTCCTCCGGCGGCCTGTTGGAGATCTACGGCCACATGTACGCGTACCAGATCAAGGTGCACCCAGGCCAGGTGGTCCACACGGGACAGACCATCGCTGCGGTGGGCAGCAATGGGTTTTCCACCGGGCCGCACCTGCACTTCACCATCGCCACAGGGTTCGACAGCTCCGGCTTTCCGGTCTCCGTCGATCCGACGAAGTACGTGGGCAAGTGA